The nucleotide sequence CTTTATTAAGCGGACCATTAAATGACGCCTCTCGTGCTATTGCTTGGTGCGAGCGAATGATTGAGGCTTTTCCTGTAAGTGATATTCCCCGACAGAATTATGTGAATTTAGTTTCGCGCAATCCCGAATTAGGTGATCCCAATCTTGCTTTAAGCAATTGGGCTAAAGCACGCGCTGGTAAACCTCGAGCAAACGTTTTATTTGAACTGGCTAAACGTCTTTTTGCGGTTGGTGAAACCGCTAACGGTATTACCACTCTTGAAGAAGCTGCAAATGCCGATCCGACTTCTGAGCAGGTACTAACTCAATTAGTAGACCGTGCAACTGCTGCTGGTGATTTTCTTGATTCTATTAAGTGGTTAGAAAAGTTAGCTATTGCTACTGATCCGGGCCAACAACAAGATGCACTTTGGCGACGTATTGTGCAGATAGCCTGCGACTATACTGACGATACTTTGGCAGCAGCGAATGCTCTTGAAAATCTCACTAGCCGTACTGAGTCTGAAACCAGATTAATGGTTGATCTGCTGACCGAGCACAATATTCTCGACGGTCTTACTTCACTTACTCATATGGTTGCAGATCTTCCTTCTGATTTGGTGCTTAAAGCGGGCGCTTCGCTGGCTAATGGAGAACGTCTCGAACCAGCGAAACTATTTTTAGAACAAGCTATGGCTCGTGGCCACTTTATTGCGGCATGGGATGTCGCTGAAAAATCCTGGCGTAAAGCAGATCAACTTGAAGCTTTAGGACACTGGCGTCTGCAAGCGGCACGTCGCACCCCAGGTGCTGAGGCTACGGTGCTAAAACTTTTTGGTTATGCTGATTTAATTGAGTCAGGTTTGCCCAAAAACGAGACCTTGTCACCTGCGCTATTTGAGAGTTTAGCTCGAGATATCGATACTACAAATTCCTACTCAGCGTGGGCACTTTTCCGTGCCGCTCGTGGTTTAGAACACGATGGTTGGATAGATATTGCAGTCAATTCCCTTTCGAAATTGCTTACTGAAGATGACCCAAGGCTGTTAGCAATTATTCATACACATATCGATCGCGAATTAGCCGCGAAACACTTCGATGTTGCGGCAAAACTTGCGGATCGTTTATTGATGCTCGGGGATCAAGAAGCCGACGAATGGATGGAGAAAGTTTTAACACGCGCTGGTAGACGTGATGATTTACTGCGCTATCTGCTTGTACGAGCTGAATCCGTTCGTGAAAAAACCGCACCCCTTTGGGTACGTATTGCAGGTTTATATGCAGATGCCAAACAATGGACTCTGGCAATTGGTGCTCTTGAAAGAGTGCCGCAAAATGAACGGAGCGCTCGCTGGGGCGCTTTATTATGTCAGATTGGCGTCGCTATAGATGACCCAGAACGCGAAGCACAAGGTGCAACCGTATGCGCTGAGTTAACAGCAAACAATAGTGAACGCGCTAATTGGTTACGTCGAGCCGGACGTTTATGGTGGTGGCGCCTAAATGACGAAGAGCGCGGTCATCAAATGCTGCAAAGTGCAAATAAACTCGTGCCATGGACTATAGAAATGGTACGTGCCGAAGTAAATAACGCCTTACAAGCTGGTCATCGACCTTTGGCTTTACGATTATTAGCCGAAGCTTTAGTTATTATTGAAGGTGCGGATGCTGGCAGATTATCTGTTTTGCAAGCACGTATTGCTGGTGAAAGTGGTGACAATGCCCAAGCGGCAAATTCTTTAACAAATGCATTCAAGCTTGCTGGCGATGATGTAAAACTTCTAGCTAGTATTGCTGAATCTGCTCAAAATATTGGTTTAGCAGAAATTACTCTAGAGGCTTATCGCCGAGCGTCTGCTCTGTCCGACGATTTTGAAATAGCATTTTTACAATCATTAGAAAATTGTGGTGAATGGAATGAAGCTGCCGAGCGCTATGAAAAAACCGCGACAGACAAAGATCCCAACGAAGCAGCAAGACGCCTTACTCGCGCCGCCGAAATTTGTGTTGCCAATATCGAAGATGTTGAGCGCGCTTTAAAATTATTCTTACAAGCTATCGATATTAAAGCCAATACAAATAACCTTGCTAAAGCTTTTGCATTAGCGCTTAAAATGGGGCGTACCAAGATAGCTATAGAAGTTGGTGAATCCTTACTTGAACAACTTGCTCCTACTGCAAAAGAACGCGCCGCGGTTTTACGTGCTTATGTTGACGCTCTTGATGCCGATGATCGTAGCGATGATACGCTTGCGGCTCGTCAAGAACTTGTTTCGCGTTCTTTAGCTAATGCACATGATAAATTAGTATTAGGAAGGCTGTACGCTAATGCAGAACCTGAACGCGCTGCTCCTTTATTTGATGAAGCGGCAAGTGATGAAAGTTATGCATCTGAACCAATGCTTCTATTTGAAGCAGCTTGCTTATGGCAACGCATTGAACAAAAAGAGCATGCTATCCTAAGACTAAAAGAAGCTCTTGAAAATGGCGCTGATGAACTATCAGTACATTTAATGGCTATCGAAATTCTCGATGGTTCGCTACGTCTGCGTTCACTTGAAAAAGTAATTGCAGCAGATGCCGATGCTACCTGGCCAACAAGTGAGCGCGCCAAAGCACGAGTCGATATTGCCAGTGATATGCTAGCTAATGGTGACGCCAAGACTGCTTTAGCGCATTTAGAAGCTGCAGCGAAATTTGAACATACTGCGACATGGGCACAAATGACTGAGCGTGCGTTGGCATCGTTAAATATGAGTTATGAGCTCGCGCTATTGTGGCTTAACGAGATTGAAGCTAAACGATCACCTTGGTCGTCTAGTGATAGCTTAGTAAGACTGCAGCGTGCGGCTTTGATTTTCCGCAAACAAAAAGAAGTTGAACTCGAATTACGTACTCTTGATACTGCACTCACTTTAGATCCTAAGGCTGAAGAACCACTCACTCGTATAGCAGAATTAGCGGTTGCTATTGGTGATCAGCAACGTTATATTTCGTTGCAAAAAGAAAGACTTGAACACGCTAGTGACATCGATCTTCGTCTCAAGCTGGTTAGTGATGCGGTCAAGCAACTCTTATCACATTTTAAAGATCCCGAAGCCGCTGTAGATCTTGCATTACCTGAATTTGAAACCAATCCAACGATAGCTCTCATTGAAATTCTTGAACAAGCTTTAATCGCAGCCAATCGTGAAGACGAAATTCATTCGCTACTCAAACGTGGTGCGCTAAATGCAGCAACCTCAGAAAGTGCAGCGCTATGGTCTCGTGCTGCTGAAATAGCGATTGCTGCTGCTAATGAAGACGAAGCGTTTGAATGTTATCGACAGGCACTTGCAATACAACCTGCATTATTACATGCACATGATTTCTGCTTAGCTTACGCCAAGCAGAAAGAAAAATGGGATGATGCGCTTACCTTACTTGAACAAGCAGCCACTTTAGAATCGCCTAGACGTGCGTTGCTGCTTGCTGATGCGGCAAAAATTGTTTTTGAACATATACATGATAGTGACCGCGAGCTTGTCTTGCTACGTAAATCGTATGCTGCTGATGCTAGCAATGAAGAGGTTACTGCTCGTCTTGCAGCCTTGTGTATTGAAAAGAAAGATCTCGTTGCTGCCAACAAAGTAATTCGTGAAGGGGTACTTTCAGAAAAACAAGCATCTACTTTAGTGCCTAGTTTAATAAAAGCATTTCGTGAAGAAAATCAGAATGATGATGCTGAATCCATTATGCAATGGTTTAGTGAGACTCATTCGGATACTTCTTTGGCGCGCGATTATCGGTTGCAACTTGCGCGCAAGCATGGTGACGCTGGCATTCTGTTAAATGAAATATCTGCTCGTTTAAGTGACACCTCTGGTCTACAACATGCAGATATTGCCCCTCTACGACTTGAGGCAGCAAGAGCAGCAATTGATATTGGTGAGCAAAATATTACGAAATCATATTTAGATGAAGTTGTTAATGATTTTGATGGTGAAGTAAATGAGTTATTTGCAGCTTGGCAAGTAGCCGCGCTTTTGTCAACTACGCAAAGCGAAGAAAAAATCGCTCAAAAAGCAGTAACGGTACGTGAAGAAATTTTTGCCAAAGCCGCAAGCGCCAACGGGGTTGAACAAATTCGCTGGCTAGAGCTTTTAGGTCAAGCGCATATGTTAGCCGGTGAAGAAGCCGGAGCATTAGGTGCCTTTGCGCAAGTATTGCTGCTTACCCCGCAAAAACCGCCACGCTTAACTGTTGCAGCACTTAGCCGTATCTATCAGCAACGAGAAGAATGGCATAGTTTGCTTGATCTTTATGAAAAAATTGGCATTGCTGCTGATACTAGTGAAGAACGAGTTAAAGCTCTGGTTACCTCTGCTGAAATTTGGCATAAACATCTTAACAACGATAAAAAAGCAGAGCAGTATTTGCGCAAAGCCTTAACCGATGATCCCAAAAACGCTGCAGCGCAATTATTATTTGGTATGCTGCTTTGGGCTCGCAAAAAATATACTCAAGCTCTACCGTTTTTAAAAGCGCAAGTAGACATACAACAAGGAGCAACAGTGGATCATATTGTTGCTCTAGCTGATTGTATGTATAACGAGGGGGATAAACTTAAAGCACGTAATTTAATTGAACATGCCATTGACCGAGAACCAACTAGAGCTGATCTTTATCAACGTCGTGCAGAAATACTTGAGGCAACTGGTGATTTAGGTGGAGCTGAAGCAGCTTGGCTTCACCATATAGAAGCTCTTGGCAGCAAAGAACCTGCCCAACTTGAACCACTCTATCGTCGCTTAGCACGTATCGCCACTAAACGTGGAGATCCACACGGCAATATTGAATATCTTGAGCACGCCCGTCGATTAACCCCAGACAATTTAGAATTGATAGGTGAATTACGTAGTGCTTATGAATTAGCCAATCGTTGGTCTGAAGCAGCAGAGTTACGTTTACGTGAAGCTTCTCTTGCAACTGATCCAACAACTCAAGCTGGGCATTTCCGCGTATTGGCACAGCTTTATCGAGATCGCCTTGATGATAGTATTATGGGCGCAGCAATGCTCGAGAAAGCCAGCGAGCTTACTCCTACTGACCAAGGACTAATAGAAGAGTTGCTCAACTGCTACCAAGAAACCAACAATTGGTCGCAATTTGTTGTTGTCAGTGAGAAAAGTTCACATCTTGATCCGAGCAAAAGAAAATCTGTACCATTTTTATTGCTTCTATCACAAGCCTATGAACAATCAGGTGATATACTAAAAGCTAAAGAAATTGCTGATGAAGCTGTAAATTTAGGACCACCAAGCAAAGAACTAAAAGCAAGACAACGTGATTTAGCCCAGGCAACTGGTGACTATAAGGGATATGCCGCAAGTGAAGAGATCGAACTTGCAACGGAGTTGCCAGATGATGAAAAATTAAAACGCCTATTAGCCTTAGCTGATATTTATGTAACTCATCTTAATGAAAATGATAAAGCGGTAGCTGCATTAGAAAAAGCTCGTGAACTCAATACTGATGATAAACAATTAACGCGACGTCTGGCCGATATCTACGCTCTAGACGCATCAACCTATAGCAAAGCAGCAAACCTTTATCGTCACTTACTTGCTGACGCACCTCTTGATATTGAATTGTTGCGTATCCTTGCCCGACTTTCTGGTCAATTAGGCGATACTGATCGTGCTTATGGCTATTACGCTGCTTTATTAAGCCTCGCTTCTTCAGATGAAGAGGCACAACGTTTTGTAAATGCTTGTCGTAGCGCTAGACCGATTGGACCACAACGGCCATTAACTGATGCCGATCGTTCGCAAGGCTTATTACATCCAGGACAAGCAAGTTCTATTGAAGAAGTTTTTACACCACTTGCTCGTTTTGCTGAGTTAACTCAAGCAGGAAATCTTGAGCGTCGCGGTATCACCAGCCGTGACTTATTGGGTCCTACTGATCCACGAAGACAATATTTACTTAAAATTCTTGAGCCACTTGGTTTGCCTCAAGCTGAAATATACATTTGGCGTAGTGGTGCACAAGCATGTGAGATTGAATTGGTTAATCCACCGGCAATCCTTATCGGTTCTATACTAGCAAGTGATACTCCAGAGAGACAGCGAGCTTTTCTCGTTGCACGAATGGCAGAATTATATCGCAGTGGTCATATTCTTTGCGAAAAATTAGGTAAAGATGACCTTAGTGGACTTTTAGCGTCCCTGTGTATTGCTGTCGATCCGCAATCATCGCCAAGTGGTGCCAATCGACATACTCCAGTATGGTCGGCTACCGCTGGAGCCCCGATGACACAACAGATAAGAAATGTTATGGGTCCGAGAATCGCAAGTTATCTTAAATCTAGTCAACAACTGGATATCAATGAATGGCGACACGGATGTCTTGCCACCGCCAGTAGGACTGCAATGTTAGTTGGCTGCGATATTGAAGAAGCAGTAACCGCCATTTTAAGGTTACATGGATTTGATGATATGGATGATGATCAACGTATAGCCCTGCTGCGTGAGGCTCCTGAAGAACTAGATTTGATGCGTTTTGCTATAAGTGAACAATATTTTAAATTGCGTCAGTCATTAGGATTGGCACTCAGACGGTCTAAGTAACGGTGTTACATGCGTATCTTTCTAAAGGATTTACAGACCGGAAAAGATTTTATTGTTACTGAACCAGGGGCGATTATTGGCCGCGATGTTGGTCATTGCTCGATAGCAATTGCAGAAAAAAGTATTTCGAATATTCATGCAAAAGTATCAGCCATGAACGGTCGCTGGTTGATTGAAGATCAAGGCTCTTCCAACGGTACCTTTATGGCTGGAAAACGCCTTTCGCAAGCTTGTGAGTTACGCGAAAATGATGAATTTGCTCTATTTCGCTACCGTTTTAAAGTAATGAAAATAGAAAATGAGACTGGTGAGGTTACCAAATTTGATACTGGTGCTGCCACTCAAATGTTGGCTATTGCAAGCAATACTCCTTTTGCAGTACCTGAATCGCAAAACAATGGTGCACTAGCTTCTTCTCGTTCTCTACCAAATCCTACAAAGTATAATGCCAACATAAATGATGTCGATTTAAATCATCGTTCTGGTGATAATCATCGGGTTAGCAATGGCACTTTTATTGAAAATATTAAACAAGGATTCGCATACTATCTTGTTGCTATAGTGCGTCTTGTTCGTCGACCTATAGTTACTACTAATGCAATTACAACGGCACCGCCTTTGCCAGCGATGCTGCCGATAGAACTTGCCGCTTTTGCCGCGCCAGCATTTTTTTTAGGCAGCTTAGCTACAGCGGTTGCTACTATACTAGTTAGTGTTATTAGTCATGGCGCCGTTGTTAGTAGTATAACTTCATCATTAATCTCGATCGCTATTAGTTCGGTTGTTGGTATAGTAGGTGGCTATCTTCTACATCCAATCTTGCGCTGGTTTGTGCGAATACTCAAAGGTAATTCAGATGAGTTAACTCGTACTAATTATGGTGTTGCGGTTTTTACTGCTACTGCATTAACTACTATTCTTGGTGCATGCGGTATACTCATTAGTTTGATTCCATTGCCATTCATAAATGTAGTGCCGATAATTTTATCTCTATTGGGGTCCTTATTAATTCTATATATTGCCTATGTATGGTTTAAATTTTTTGGGGTAATACGGGTAATCCCCATAGTCTTTCTAATTTTAATGGGGTTATCAGTGGTCTCAAGCGCTAGAACTATATTCTATGTAATTAAAGGAAATGCCTCGACAAATATTGCTGCAACAACAGAGCAAACCTTGTCATCAGGCACAACAAATGTGGTTACTGTTTCAAATGATGAATTATCTAATAACGCAAATAATGATGAGGGTCGTTTAAGTCGAGCATTCAATAGCATCAAGATAAAAGTACATGGCCTTTTTGGTTCTAATAGCAATAAAGAAACAAATATAAATACTGAGAAGTTAATCCCGGTTAAAGTCTTAAGTGATTCTACGCCTAACTCAAATAATAGTACTAATTCTGTTAATGTTAGTGGTACTTCCGCATTTGTTACTAAATCAACTTTGCCTAATAACATCGATAAAAAAAGATATGATAATGCGATGACTATTAACCCCGATTCAAATGTTATAGAGCAAAGCACAAATTATACAGAGTATAAACGGAAACTTAACGCCATCGAAGGCGCCTTGGCTGCCGACCCAACTCTACTTATTCGTGCCATAGGGGTGAGACCGCTATACAAAAAGCTACATCAACAAATTAAACGTATAGAAGGTAAACGCCCCCAAAAAACCAAAAAGAAAAATAGCGACGAAGATTTATATCAAGAGCGACTACGACAGGCACAACTATATGAAGCAACGTACAAAATAGTTAATGAATTATATATTAAAGCAGTCGCAAACCCGGTTTTCAATGTGCGTAACAAAAACATCAGAAAAAAACCTAAGGGTTCAAAGCATTAGGGCGTGAAGACACGCTCTAGTCGCCGCGCTCTTCATTAATTTGCCATGAAAGCCGCACAATTTCATCTAAGGCGCGAAAATTTTCACCAGAACAGGGTGCATTTTTAATATACATAATGTAATTATTAATAGCTATTGCCAGTTTGCCGCTTTTATCTGCACTTAAAGCAGCAAGCCGAGAGCGTTCAGCCTCAATCAATTTATAAGGATGTTCTTTGGCTGCAATAAAATAAGGCAGTGCTTGTTCATAGGCGTTTACTATTACTAGTTGTCGTCCAATTAAATATGGCAGAGTTTTATCATTAGGCATTTCATGATGCATTTTCATTAAACCCGCCATTGCCGCAGCAGCCGGTAATTTCTGTGATAAAAAAAGTCTCATAAAATCGTTGTCAACTTTCGGTAGTTTTAAAGCCCATAACCTGACCCACTGCAATCTATGGCTGGCTATACTTAGCGGCAGTTTTTGCACTTTATTAAATTGTTGTTGTGCACTTTCGTATTGTTTGCCTCGCCATGAATTATTACCCAAAGCTTCGAGTAAGCGACTGCGTTGTATAGTTGTGATCTTTTTATTTTTCAATAATTGCTCGGCTAGCTCGGTGAATTCAATATAATTTTCATTACGCTCAAGAGCCAAAGCTAGGTCAAAAAGGGTATTGGGATTATGGTTTAGAAGTTTTGCGATTTGGCGATGCAATTCTACAGCTTGACTAGGTTTAGCAGTAGCAGCCAATGATTTTAATTTAGCAATTTCATGGGCGCAAATACGAGTAAAAACACTTGCAGAACTAAAATGTTCTTGTGCTAAGGCACGTTCATTAACCGTTAGCGGCCATGTATCAATGTAAAGCTCCCATTGAGTTATTAAAGCATCGAGGTCAATTCCATATGCTTCTTTAAAATCACCATGGGCATAGACATTGCGTAAGCGCGAAGGGCCATATTTATGTAGCAGAAAATACACAAATGACCCAGCAACAGTATAAGCGCGATTTGGCGCTGCCGCCCAAAATCCCATCGGACTGAATATTTCGTGCATATCTGGAGCTAAGCCTAATTCACGCAATGCTTTACTCCAGGTATTTATTGAAAATTCGTTAATAGGTGGGGTAACTGCGACAGCAAGACCCTCAATTAATCCGACATTTATTAAAAAACCAAAACGACTACTAACTCGTAAAGGGGCAGGTGCAAACGAAGCAGCGACAACATGAGCTAATTCATGAGCTACAACCGGGTGCGGTGTTTGGGTTCCATGGATATGAATTTCAAAAAGCCAAGGTTTAGCAATCATAGTGTTACGACCGCCCATTAAAATAGCTTTAGTTTGGGCGTTTGGATAAATATAACTATGAATAGTAGGTAAAGATTTAAGTCCCAAAATGTTTTTTAGTTGCCAAAGACGAAAAGCGTGGTCATCTGCAATGGCATATCTTTGTTTTGTATCAAGTTCGCGTGGTAGGTGTATTACTAATCCTGGACGTTCTACAACTTGAGGTAACTGAGTTTTAATATCTTCTCTAGTGACATTAAAACCAAAACGTGGGCCAAGCGAAGTTTCAAAGCCAATAATTACCACTAATGCAACAGTGATACTAATTAACCATGAAAAGATACCAGCACGGCGTTGCCACAACCACACCAATAAAATTAAGGCAGCAATACGTAAAAAAGTTCCAGTACGAAATAATAGTAAGCGCGTATCAATGGTTATTACTTCATCGTAGAGACTACCGGCAAAATAGCCCCAAAGATGATCGAATACTAAAATCGGAGGTTGTGAATAAAGTTTATAAAGACTTAGTGTTAAAGGCAGCAAAAGTATTGTTAATATTGATATTAAACAAAGTCGCGGATGAGATTTGAATGATGCAGTGACTATAGTACCGAGAATTGATGCATAAATTGCTGAAAGAATTGGTAAAAGAATAAAGAAACCAAGGCCATCCAATAAATTGCAGTTTTTAACACGCAGAGCGTTAAAAGTTATAATTGCCAGCGCTGGGAGCAAGTGAATAACTGCGGCAATGGATGCGCGAACTAAAGCAACTAATCCTAACTTACTGTTTCTATTGGCGCTATAGCCAATAATCACGCTCGTGGGGGCAGCAATTAAGGTGATTACAAAGGCAAATTCATACCCGAGTAAGTGCAATAATGGTACAAAGCAACAAATTATCGCAGCAACGCTAATAATTAGTGTCGGTATCCAAAACCAACGATACGATCGCATACTTTTCTTATTATCACTTCTTTGAGCATGTAGGTAATTTGACGAAGACAATTATGCATTCTATCCTACACTTCGTGGCAGAACAAGACGATAAACGACTACACCCGCGTACTCCTATAGAGTTAAAGGTGGAGTACAAGAAAATGAATACCTTCTTTGCGGACTACACTAAGAATATCTCAAAGGGTGGTACATTTATTAAAACTGAACGTCCTTTGCCTTTGGGTACCGAGTTTATTTTTAAGTTAGCCCTACCGAAGCGTT is from Deltaproteobacteria bacterium and encodes:
- a CDS encoding FHA domain-containing protein, translating into MRIFLKDLQTGKDFIVTEPGAIIGRDVGHCSIAIAEKSISNIHAKVSAMNGRWLIEDQGSSNGTFMAGKRLSQACELRENDEFALFRYRFKVMKIENETGEVTKFDTGAATQMLAIASNTPFAVPESQNNGALASSRSLPNPTKYNANINDVDLNHRSGDNHRVSNGTFIENIKQGFAYYLVAIVRLVRRPIVTTNAITTAPPLPAMLPIELAAFAAPAFFLGSLATAVATILVSVISHGAVVSSITSSLISIAISSVVGIVGGYLLHPILRWFVRILKGNSDELTRTNYGVAVFTATALTTILGACGILISLIPLPFINVVPIILSLLGSLLILYIAYVWFKFFGVIRVIPIVFLILMGLSVVSSARTIFYVIKGNASTNIAATTEQTLSSGTTNVVTVSNDELSNNANNDEGRLSRAFNSIKIKVHGLFGSNSNKETNINTEKLIPVKVLSDSTPNSNNSTNSVNVSGTSAFVTKSTLPNNIDKKRYDNAMTINPDSNVIEQSTNYTEYKRKLNAIEGALAADPTLLIRAIGVRPLYKKLHQQIKRIEGKRPQKTKKKNSDEDLYQERLRQAQLYEATYKIVNELYIKAVANPVFNVRNKNIRKKPKGSKH